The Staphylococcus sp. KG4-3 genome has a window encoding:
- a CDS encoding ABC transporter ATP-binding protein/permease: MKRLTSLAMQYKIYPIFMFVVSALLAITVVVQNISIAEILNAMLLSANHDLLNILMFTLVVLIARATFNTINQMIGNQMAAKVKRDLRKQLIIKQSKDPIGVQMNTLTESVDGIVPFFNSYFPQVFKSMMIPLLIIIAMCFVHLNTALIMIVTAPFIPLFYIIFGLKTRDESKDKMTYLNQFSQQFLNKIKGLITLKLFNRTEHTEKELYEESTTFRDLTMRILRSAFLSGLMLEFISMLGIGLVALEAGLGLILFHNLDFKTAAIAIILAPEFYNSIKDLGQSFHTGKQSEGSSDVLFEVLDKENKDPKPQIQINLNQSALIRLDQVDFKYKDTSKYALKDINLSIKSGEHIALIGKSGAGKSTLAQLIAQNLEASDGTITYKQKNLNIGFLSQAPYIFNSSIRDNITMFHQVEEAQILQVLADVELKEKVLSLKHGLDTRIGEGGEMLSGGQMRRIELSRILLGSPDLLIFDEPATGLDVKTENVIQNVIERQFSNITMITIAHRAHTIKNADRRILIEQGVLKSGDTRILNDPRQGGDEHETTD; this comes from the coding sequence GTGAAAAGATTAACAAGTTTAGCAATGCAATATAAAATATATCCTATCTTTATGTTTGTAGTTAGTGCACTTTTAGCAATTACAGTTGTAGTACAAAATATTTCAATTGCAGAAATATTAAACGCAATGTTATTAAGCGCTAATCATGATTTATTAAATATTTTAATGTTTACATTAGTAGTTTTAATAGCACGTGCTACATTTAATACTATAAACCAAATGATAGGCAATCAAATGGCAGCGAAAGTTAAGCGCGATTTAAGAAAGCAACTTATTATAAAGCAATCCAAAGATCCAATTGGTGTGCAAATGAACACTTTAACTGAAAGTGTTGATGGCATTGTTCCTTTTTTTAATAGTTATTTTCCGCAAGTATTTAAATCAATGATGATACCGTTATTAATAATCATTGCTATGTGTTTTGTTCATTTAAATACGGCATTGATTATGATAGTCACAGCACCTTTTATTCCACTTTTTTATATCATTTTTGGTTTGAAAACCCGTGATGAATCTAAAGATAAAATGACTTATTTAAATCAGTTTAGTCAACAATTTTTAAATAAAATAAAAGGTCTAATAACGTTAAAACTTTTTAATAGAACTGAACATACAGAAAAAGAACTTTATGAGGAAAGTACTACGTTTAGGGATTTAACGATGCGTATTTTAAGAAGTGCTTTTTTATCTGGCTTAATGCTCGAATTTATTAGTATGCTCGGTATTGGTTTAGTTGCGTTAGAGGCTGGTTTAGGTTTGATTTTATTTCATAATTTAGACTTTAAGACAGCGGCAATTGCGATTATATTGGCACCAGAATTTTACAATTCAATTAAAGACCTTGGTCAATCTTTCCATACTGGGAAACAAAGTGAAGGTTCTAGTGATGTGTTGTTTGAAGTGCTAGACAAAGAGAATAAAGATCCTAAACCTCAAATACAAATTAATTTAAATCAGAGTGCTTTGATTCGATTAGACCAAGTAGATTTTAAATATAAAGACACTTCTAAGTATGCATTAAAAGATATTAATTTAAGCATAAAAAGTGGTGAGCATATCGCTTTAATTGGAAAAAGTGGCGCTGGAAAGTCAACATTAGCGCAACTGATCGCACAAAATTTGGAAGCCAGTGATGGCACAATTACTTACAAACAGAAAAATTTAAATATAGGGTTTCTTAGTCAAGCTCCTTATATTTTCAATTCATCTATACGAGATAACATAACGATGTTTCATCAAGTTGAGGAAGCACAAATATTACAAGTTTTAGCAGATGTTGAATTAAAAGAAAAAGTGTTATCGCTAAAACATGGTTTAGACACAAGAATAGGTGAAGGTGGAGAGATGCTCTCAGGTGGTCAAATGAGACGTATAGAGCTATCAAGAATATTATTGGGGAGCCCAGACCTATTAATCTTTGATGAGCCAGCAACAGGCTTAGACGTGAAAACTGAAAATGTAATACAAAATGTTATTGAAAGACAGTTTTCTAATATCACAATGATTACTATTGCGCATAGAGCACATACGATTAAAAATGCAGACAGACGTATTTTGATTGAACAAGGAGTTTTAAAGTCAGGCGATACGCGTATATTAAACGACCCTCGACAAGGCGGTGATGAACATGAAACCACGGATTAA